In Deltaproteobacteria bacterium, one genomic interval encodes:
- a CDS encoding PspC domain-containing protein — translation MIQGYSRTARIYRSRRGVILGVCRGLAEYLDVRVLWIRVIAVVLLISTGFWPFAGLYLLAALVLKPEPVLPLRTEGEQDFYNSYAHSRTMALNRLRRTFGQLDRRIRRMEHMVTDREHDWERRLRTGERE, via the coding sequence ATGATTCAAGGCTATTCGAGGACTGCCCGCATCTACCGCTCGCGGCGCGGCGTGATCCTGGGTGTGTGCCGCGGTCTCGCGGAATACCTGGACGTGCGGGTGTTGTGGATCCGCGTAATCGCCGTCGTGCTGCTGATCAGCACCGGATTCTGGCCGTTCGCAGGTCTCTACCTGCTGGCCGCCCTGGTCCTGAAGCCGGAGCCCGTGCTGCCCTTGCGGACGGAGGGAGAACAGGACTTCTACAACAGCTACGCGCACTCGCGCACCATGGCGCTGAATCGCCTGCGTCGCACCTTCGGCCAACTCGACCGCCGTATACGGCGCATGGAGCACATGGTCACCGACCGCGAGCACGATTGGGAACGAAGGCTGCGGACCGGGGAAAGGGAGTAG
- a CDS encoding glutathione S-transferase family protein: MIDAYSWRTSNGRKLHIVLEELELEYRLHPIDIRKGDQFEPEFLKISPNNKIPAIVDQDGPGGKPYPVFESGAILMYLAEKTGKLMPNDVERRYAVIQWLMFQMGGIGPMLGQANHFRGQAPDNEYGVRRYTNEAGRLYGVMNTRLADHEYLAGDYSIADIACYPWLQGHEKQGQNLDDFPHVQRWFEAVTARPGVQRGLQVMADVPVTPMDDKAREIMYGAKQYERR, from the coding sequence ATGATCGACGCATACTCGTGGCGGACCAGCAACGGCCGCAAGCTGCACATCGTGCTGGAGGAACTGGAACTCGAATACCGCCTCCACCCCATCGACATCCGCAAGGGCGACCAGTTCGAGCCGGAGTTCCTGAAGATCAGCCCCAACAACAAGATCCCCGCCATCGTCGACCAGGATGGCCCGGGCGGGAAGCCCTACCCGGTGTTCGAATCGGGGGCCATCCTCATGTACTTGGCGGAGAAGACCGGCAAGCTCATGCCCAACGACGTGGAGCGCCGCTACGCGGTGATCCAGTGGCTCATGTTCCAAATGGGCGGTATCGGGCCGATGCTGGGGCAGGCCAACCACTTCCGCGGCCAGGCACCCGACAACGAGTACGGCGTCCGGCGCTACACCAACGAGGCCGGACGCCTCTACGGCGTCATGAACACGCGCCTGGCGGACCACGAGTACCTGGCCGGCGACTACTCCATCGCCGACATCGCCTGCTACCCCTGGCTGCAAGGTCACGAGAAGCAGGGCCAGAACCTGGACGACTTCCCCCACGTCCAGCGCTGGTTCGAAGCCGTCACCGCCCGCCCCGGCGTGCAGCGCGGCCTCCAGGTCATGGCCGACGTCCCCGTCACCCCCATGGACGACAAGGCGCGGGAGATCATGTACGGGGCGAAGCAGTACGAGAGGCGGTAG
- a CDS encoding type II toxin-antitoxin system RelE/ParE family toxin — protein sequence MKTVVYAPVALARLTDIFAYTIERFGAAQADAYAARLTRRLTDLALGRGVAARPCERLMRDIREATGLTYIREGSHYLILRERRETLELVEVIHERMNIEAHLGRLLEEDPP from the coding sequence ATGAAGACGGTCGTATACGCGCCAGTTGCGCTTGCCCGGCTGACCGACATATTCGCTTACACCATTGAGCGGTTTGGAGCTGCGCAAGCCGACGCCTACGCGGCTCGGTTGACTCGACGACTTACCGACTTGGCTCTGGGACGAGGCGTGGCGGCACGGCCCTGCGAACGCCTCATGCGTGACATACGGGAAGCCACTGGACTAACCTATATCCGCGAGGGGTCACATTACTTGATTCTGCGCGAAAGGCGAGAGACGCTCGAGCTCGTTGAGGTCATCCATGAGCGAATGAATATCGAAGCGCATCTGGGGCGGCTGCTTGAGGAGGATCCGCCATAG
- a CDS encoding type II toxin-antitoxin system ParD family antitoxin, whose translation MPAAHARNVALTPHLAQFVDDLIAEGAYNNASEVVRDGLRELQRRKYRDQLTEIRARIGVGLDQLDRGEGRSGDPTGVIGGILREAKETRRRNT comes from the coding sequence ATGCCCGCAGCTCATGCCCGAAATGTTGCACTCACTCCCCATCTCGCGCAATTCGTCGACGACCTGATCGCTGAAGGAGCTTATAACAACGCCAGCGAGGTGGTTCGGGACGGTCTCCGTGAACTGCAGCGCCGGAAATATCGGGATCAGTTGACCGAGATTCGAGCTCGGATCGGTGTCGGCCTCGATCAACTCGACCGAGGGGAAGGTCGGAGCGGCGATCCCACGGGTGTCATCGGAGGCATTCTCCGGGAGGCGAAAGAGACGCGGCGCCGCAATACATGA
- a CDS encoding transposase: MTRKRRKSSKEFKLETVKLVKEGPRSVGEVARDLDLTESAVRNWVRQFNVDAGMREGVSTGELEELRELRSENRQLRM, encoded by the coding sequence ATGACTCGGAAGAGACGGAAGTCTTCGAAGGAGTTCAAGCTCGAAACGGTCAAGCTGGTCAAGGAAGGACCGCGCTCGGTGGGAGAGGTGGCGCGTGATCTGGACTTGACGGAATCGGCGGTACGCAACTGGGTGCGCCAGTTCAACGTGGACGCGGGTATGCGCGAGGGCGTGAGCACGGGCGAGCTCGAGGAGCTACGCGAGCTGCGGTCGGAGAACCGGCAGCTACGGATGTAG
- a CDS encoding type II toxin-antitoxin system RelE/ParE family toxin: MIRSFRHRGLRRMYERGDVSRVGSDLSDRVALALADLDDACRPSDLDLPGYRLHPLKGDLKGYWSISISGNWRLTFRIEDGDAYDVDLTDYH; the protein is encoded by the coding sequence ATGATCCGAAGCTTTCGGCATCGAGGGCTCAGGCGGATGTATGAGCGGGGAGATGTGAGCAGGGTGGGGTCCGATCTCTCGGACCGTGTCGCGCTGGCGCTGGCCGATCTCGACGATGCCTGCAGGCCTTCGGACCTCGATCTGCCCGGGTACCGGCTTCACCCGCTGAAGGGCGATCTCAAGGGGTACTGGAGCATCTCGATCTCTGGAAACTGGCGACTGACATTTCGCATCGAGGACGGCGACGCTTACGACGTCGACCTGACCGACTACCACTAA
- a CDS encoding HigA family addiction module antitoxin — MAMIDPPHPGRSIRENCLEPLGLSVTEAARVLGVARHTLSRVLNGHAAISPEMALRLEKVGWSNAEFWLRRQSTYDLVQVRKRQDRIHVQRYRAQPAV; from the coding sequence ATGGCGATGATCGATCCTCCGCATCCTGGACGCAGCATCCGCGAGAACTGTCTGGAACCGCTCGGTTTGAGCGTGACCGAAGCGGCGCGGGTGCTGGGCGTCGCCCGGCACACCTTGTCCCGGGTTCTTAACGGCCACGCGGCAATCTCTCCGGAGATGGCGCTCCGGCTTGAGAAGGTGGGGTGGTCGAATGCCGAGTTCTGGCTTCGACGCCAGAGTACCTATGATCTCGTGCAGGTACGCAAGCGCCAGGACCGGATCCATGTGCAACGATACCGGGCGCAGCCCGCGGTGTGA
- a CDS encoding FAD-dependent oxidoreductase, which yields MPGQDTRIVLLGVGHTNAHVLDMWRREPIAGARLVCVSSFAAATYSGMLPGTLSGQYPPGTLEIDLRSLAQAARAELVVEPAVGVDVEARTVLFEKHEPVPFDILSVGAGSVPNRAGIAAAAGAWVPIKPMQTFLIRLYERLQELTRQERKELRVLVIGGGVGGIEISFCLPSYLRRVLGEVRHAITIIDAGERIGGGLSPSALPRAEALLKARGVEVFTGTRVTHVDAHEAVCADGRRIPADLVILAAGAAPPPVLGDIALPKDRKGFLLTGETLQSTGSEHVFAVGDSGTMADAAIPKAGVYAVRQGPVLWRNIGALARGEPLSPYEPQHDFLRLLNTGDGKALMDYKGWAVHARWCWRFKDYLDSRFMARFRVIRR from the coding sequence GTGCCCGGACAGGACACTAGAATCGTCCTCCTCGGCGTGGGTCACACCAACGCCCACGTCCTCGACATGTGGCGCCGGGAGCCCATCGCGGGCGCCCGGCTGGTGTGCGTCTCGAGCTTCGCCGCGGCCACCTATTCCGGCATGTTGCCCGGCACCCTGTCGGGCCAGTACCCGCCCGGCACGCTGGAGATCGACCTGCGAAGCCTGGCCCAGGCGGCCCGGGCCGAACTGGTGGTGGAGCCGGCCGTGGGCGTGGACGTGGAAGCCCGGACCGTGCTCTTCGAGAAGCACGAACCCGTGCCGTTCGACATCCTGTCGGTGGGCGCCGGCTCTGTGCCCAACCGCGCGGGCATCGCCGCCGCCGCCGGCGCGTGGGTGCCCATCAAGCCCATGCAGACGTTCCTCATTCGCCTGTACGAACGACTCCAGGAACTGACACGGCAGGAACGTAAGGAACTGCGGGTGCTGGTCATCGGCGGCGGCGTCGGTGGCATCGAGATCAGCTTCTGTCTGCCCTCCTACCTGCGCCGCGTGCTGGGTGAGGTGCGCCACGCCATCACGATCATCGACGCCGGAGAACGCATCGGCGGCGGACTATCGCCAAGCGCGCTGCCCCGGGCGGAGGCGCTGCTGAAGGCCCGCGGCGTGGAAGTGTTCACGGGGACCCGTGTCACCCATGTCGATGCGCACGAAGCGGTGTGCGCCGACGGCCGCCGCATTCCCGCGGATCTCGTGATCCTGGCCGCGGGCGCGGCGCCGCCTCCCGTGCTCGGGGACATCGCCTTGCCGAAAGATCGCAAGGGTTTCCTCCTGACCGGCGAGACCCTACAGTCCACCGGCTCGGAGCATGTATTCGCGGTGGGGGACAGCGGCACCATGGCGGATGCCGCCATTCCCAAGGCCGGCGTGTACGCCGTGCGCCAGGGTCCGGTCCTGTGGCGCAACATCGGCGCGCTGGCACGGGGCGAGCCCCTGTCCCCCTACGAGCCACAGCACGATTTCCTGCGACTCCTCAACACCGGCGACGGCAAGGCGCTGATGGACTACAAGGGATGGGCCGTCCACGCCCGCTGGTGCTGGCGCTTCAAGGACTACCTCGACAGCCGTTTCATGGCGCGGTTCCGGGTGATCCGGCGCTGA
- a CDS encoding glutathione S-transferase family protein, whose translation MSDAIKLYDFSTSPNCQRVKVVLEEKGLAYETVPVDLRKREQKAPEYLAMNPHGKVPVLVDGDTVLYESCIINEYLEEKYPAPALLPADPSTRARIRILIDYGIVHTNESHQAIRAEMVKPEGERDADALAAGKARFIEELHPLEKALEGRDYMAGDFSLLDAAHFPRVMRHVQWGILPDPSLPLLNAWYERMTARPSVRAIL comes from the coding sequence ATGAGCGACGCCATCAAGCTGTACGATTTCTCGACCTCGCCCAACTGCCAGCGCGTGAAGGTGGTGCTGGAGGAGAAGGGCCTTGCCTACGAGACGGTCCCCGTGGACCTGCGCAAGCGCGAGCAGAAGGCGCCCGAGTACCTCGCCATGAACCCCCACGGCAAGGTGCCGGTGCTAGTGGACGGCGACACGGTGCTCTACGAGTCCTGCATCATCAACGAGTACCTGGAGGAGAAGTACCCGGCCCCGGCGCTGTTGCCCGCCGATCCCTCAACGCGCGCGCGGATACGCATCCTCATCGACTACGGCATCGTCCACACCAACGAGAGCCATCAGGCCATCCGCGCCGAGATGGTGAAGCCCGAGGGCGAGCGCGACGCCGATGCGCTGGCCGCGGGCAAGGCCCGTTTCATCGAGGAACTGCACCCGCTGGAAAAGGCGCTCGAAGGCCGTGACTACATGGCCGGCGACTTCTCGCTGCTCGATGCGGCCCACTTCCCGCGGGTCATGCGCCACGTCCAGTGGGGCATCCTGCCCGACCCGAGCCTGCCGCTGCTCAATGCGTGGTACGAGCGCATGACGGCGCGCCCGTCCGTCCGTGCGATCCTCTAA